The following are encoded together in the Pedobacter steynii genome:
- a CDS encoding DUF6443 domain-containing protein, with amino-acid sequence MKNIFKLQISVVQILLGSILVLLVKPVLGQTPSTNQNYVIESKVRVAGKTTETQLTGLPVAEVNRTIQYIDGLGRALQTVQWKGSPTTRDLVTPVSYDAFGREDKKYLPYAAGVAQSNGSYKPTGLTEQNSFYTTPGTTSGWVAPGVTTIPNNTAVSKIVFEASPLNRVLEQGAPGVVWQPAAARTSAGGRTSVTNYGNNLTSEVKLWTVTATGGASTVAAYLPGKLYKTTSKDENWVSGKVGTVEEFKDFEGQVVLKRVWETETVSLSTYYVYDDLGDLRYVIPPAVTVSAFTEAITDVPFNQFIYAYRYDGRKRLIEKKLPGKGWEYLLYNKIDQLVGTQDALQRAKAPQEWTVTKYDGFGRAILTGIYVHPSSTANTFYRDALQTVLNAPTQTPLWEGKLVTAAPHGYTSVSWPQTGISTTLTVNYYDDYNIYGLTAAPYNLSSSYSTKTKTLLTASKVNVLGTGNMLWRVNYYDDKAQVVRTIQQHYKGAALTVNNYDDITNTYLFSGELATSTRKHYVNGVEQLYVANRFSYDHMGRAKDTYQKTGDNAATTNAEILLSRNNYNEVGQLTSKNLHSTNLVTPVFAQTISYTYNPRGWLSSQNAPLFSQNLKYDEVISGVTSQYNGNISRQEWGTGKFYNYTYDGLNRLNSGLSSGFNHEKSITYDVMGNIQGLQRYNVNTLTDQLKYTYTGNRLASVADTSQNSSAVFQLPGTTTYAYDANGNMVSRTNAISTANNITAITYNYLNFPVTMTVGSNLITYTYDATGVKLSKAVGATILNEYISGIQYEQGVLKYLQTAEGRVVRSSATNYSYEYTLEDHLGNGRLYFDFNAGVARKIQETDYYPFGLDIQGTLSGTENKYQYNGKEKQDQEKMYDYGARFYDPVIGRWNVVDPLAEKGRRWSPYVYGFNNAIRFIDPDGMWPWPNSLYNLYAVAKASIQNTFKSVANTAKDMKPIARKTTGKDAMSIAGTVSAGTKKGRASIDGEVRFALNTDKGPTVSAKAGVTVDKIGEASGTLTMFSGSDGKTKFETSTEVAPTTIIPDPTSIDIGSINLTFDPIETLNLVKDAAAQVKEYIDTKVEKIKKPDRTDRNGRL; translated from the coding sequence ATGAAAAATATATTTAAACTCCAGATTTCTGTTGTTCAGATTCTCCTTGGTTCAATTCTAGTGCTTCTGGTGAAACCGGTATTAGGACAAACGCCCAGTACCAATCAAAATTATGTAATAGAGAGTAAAGTCCGGGTGGCAGGAAAGACTACAGAGACTCAACTGACCGGATTACCGGTTGCTGAAGTAAACCGAACCATCCAATATATTGATGGTCTGGGCAGAGCTTTACAAACGGTACAATGGAAGGGTAGCCCAACCACTAGAGATTTGGTGACCCCGGTTTCTTATGATGCCTTTGGTCGTGAAGACAAAAAATACCTACCTTATGCTGCAGGGGTAGCTCAAAGTAACGGAAGTTATAAACCAACGGGACTTACCGAACAGAATTCATTTTATACAACCCCAGGTACGACTTCAGGGTGGGTTGCTCCAGGGGTAACTACAATTCCTAATAACACTGCTGTATCAAAAATCGTGTTCGAGGCTTCGCCTTTAAACCGGGTTTTGGAACAAGGTGCTCCGGGAGTAGTATGGCAACCTGCAGCGGCCAGAACGTCCGCAGGAGGAAGAACTTCGGTGACGAACTATGGGAACAACCTTACCAGTGAAGTAAAGCTATGGACGGTGACCGCAACAGGGGGGGCTAGTACAGTGGCTGCTTATTTACCCGGAAAACTCTATAAGACTACTAGTAAAGATGAGAATTGGGTGAGTGGAAAAGTTGGTACGGTTGAAGAATTTAAGGATTTTGAAGGACAAGTGGTACTGAAAAGAGTTTGGGAAACAGAAACGGTTTCTCTTTCTACTTATTATGTATATGATGACCTAGGGGATTTGCGTTATGTAATTCCACCTGCGGTAACCGTAAGTGCATTTACCGAAGCAATAACTGATGTTCCTTTTAATCAGTTTATCTATGCTTATCGCTACGATGGAAGAAAAAGGTTGATTGAAAAGAAACTGCCTGGTAAGGGTTGGGAGTATTTATTGTATAATAAGATAGACCAATTGGTGGGAACTCAGGACGCCTTGCAAAGAGCAAAGGCCCCTCAGGAATGGACGGTTACTAAATATGATGGTTTTGGAAGGGCGATTCTCACGGGAATTTACGTGCACCCTTCAAGTACTGCGAATACTTTTTACCGGGATGCTTTACAAACTGTGCTTAATGCTCCAACTCAAACCCCTTTGTGGGAAGGGAAACTGGTTACTGCCGCACCTCATGGCTATACCAGTGTGAGTTGGCCCCAAACGGGTATTTCCACGACCCTTACGGTCAATTATTATGATGATTATAATATTTATGGCTTAACAGCTGCTCCGTATAATCTTTCATCAAGTTATAGCACCAAGACTAAGACTCTACTAACGGCTAGTAAGGTAAATGTATTGGGTACTGGTAACATGTTATGGAGGGTAAATTATTATGATGATAAAGCCCAGGTTGTGCGAACTATCCAGCAACATTATAAAGGCGCTGCACTTACGGTTAATAATTATGACGATATCACCAACACTTATCTGTTTTCCGGTGAGCTGGCTACCAGTACCCGTAAGCATTATGTCAACGGAGTAGAACAGCTTTATGTGGCGAATCGTTTCAGCTATGACCATATGGGGAGAGCAAAGGATACGTATCAGAAAACCGGAGATAATGCGGCGACGACCAATGCGGAAATCCTATTAAGCAGGAATAATTATAATGAAGTTGGGCAGTTAACAAGTAAAAATTTACATAGTACAAATCTGGTTACACCGGTCTTCGCTCAGACTATATCCTATACTTATAACCCTAGAGGCTGGTTGTCCAGCCAGAATGCTCCGTTGTTTAGCCAGAACCTAAAATATGACGAGGTGATCTCAGGGGTTACTTCTCAATATAATGGGAATATCAGTCGCCAGGAATGGGGTACAGGGAAGTTCTATAATTACACCTATGATGGATTGAATAGATTGAACTCGGGATTGAGTAGTGGTTTCAATCATGAAAAATCAATTACTTACGATGTGATGGGTAACATTCAGGGCTTGCAGCGTTATAATGTGAATACTTTGACTGACCAATTGAAATACACTTATACGGGAAACAGGTTAGCCTCTGTAGCGGATACCAGCCAAAACTCCTCCGCAGTTTTTCAGCTTCCGGGAACCACTACCTATGCATACGATGCCAATGGCAATATGGTCTCTAGGACAAATGCAATCAGTACAGCAAATAATATTACTGCAATTACTTATAATTACCTGAACTTTCCGGTAACGATGACCGTGGGAAGCAATTTAATTACCTATACTTATGATGCAACGGGAGTAAAATTGAGTAAAGCGGTTGGTGCTACTATATTAAATGAATATATTAGTGGTATCCAATATGAGCAAGGGGTCTTGAAATACCTTCAGACTGCTGAAGGGAGAGTAGTGAGAAGCAGTGCGACAAACTACAGTTACGAATATACACTGGAAGACCATTTGGGAAATGGTAGATTGTACTTTGATTTTAATGCGGGAGTAGCCAGAAAGATTCAGGAGACGGATTATTATCCATTTGGACTAGATATACAAGGAACACTTTCAGGAACAGAGAATAAGTATCAATACAATGGAAAAGAGAAGCAGGATCAGGAGAAGATGTACGACTACGGGGCAAGGTTCTATGATCCTGTAATAGGTCGGTGGAATGTCGTTGACCCCTTGGCAGAGAAAGGAAGACGGTGGTCTCCATATGTTTATGGATTTAATAACGCTATTAGATTTATTGATCCTGATGGGATGTGGCCATGGCCTAATTCACTGTATAATTTATATGCAGTGGCAAAAGCCTCTATACAAAACACTTTTAAGAGCGTTGCGAATACAGCTAAGGATATGAAACCAATAGCAAGAAAAACAACAGGCAAAGATGCGATGAGTATAGCAGGCACTGTAAGTGCTGGGACAAAAAAAGGACGAGCCAGCATTGATGGCGAAGTACGTTTTGCTCTGAATACGGACAAAGGCCCAACAGTATCTGCAAAGGCAGGGGTTACTGTGGACAAAATAGGTGAGGCATCTGGAACATTAACGATGTTTTCCGGCAGTGATGGAAAAACAAAGTTTGAGACTAGCACTGAGGTGGCGCCTACCACTATAATACCTGATCCAACTTCCATTGATATAGGGTCAATAAATCTTACCTTTGATCCAATTGAAACTTTAAATCTCGTAAAGGATGCTGCGGCTCAGGTTAAGGAGTATATAGATACTAAAGTTGAAAAAATAAAAAAACCAGATAGAACGGATAGAAATGGAAGATTATAA
- a CDS encoding DUF6266 family protein, which translates to MARNKNGILGGFSGKIGNVVGYNTYGVDRMRTLPVRTAPATIGEIKNRAKFKLIQDALNTCKELIAVGFNNYWTKTGGMRGAVSYNKMFAVKATEEAFYIDPAAFRISGGTLPGLKEIRVELESAKVLKFHWSIDSVQDASPQDQVMLLAIDLKSNIACSFIYGSFRNTGTTMLALPEDLLGKEVAVYIAVLAKDRSRQSDSQYLGTVMVGR; encoded by the coding sequence ATGGCGCGAAATAAAAATGGAATTTTAGGAGGTTTTAGCGGTAAAATTGGGAATGTTGTCGGTTACAATACGTATGGTGTAGATCGGATGAGAACATTACCTGTGCGAACCGCTCCAGCCACAATTGGAGAGATTAAGAACAGGGCAAAGTTTAAGTTGATTCAGGATGCTTTAAACACCTGTAAAGAACTGATCGCAGTAGGGTTTAATAACTACTGGACTAAAACAGGAGGCATGCGAGGTGCTGTTTCTTATAACAAAATGTTTGCAGTTAAAGCTACAGAAGAAGCGTTTTATATTGATCCGGCAGCATTTAGGATTAGTGGTGGTACACTTCCTGGTTTAAAAGAAATAAGGGTAGAATTGGAAAGTGCCAAAGTTTTGAAATTCCATTGGAGTATCGATTCTGTTCAGGATGCTTCTCCTCAAGACCAGGTAATGTTACTGGCTATTGATTTGAAAAGTAATATAGCTTGTTCTTTCATATATGGTAGTTTTAGAAATACTGGTACCACTATGTTAGCGCTTCCAGAAGATTTGCTTGGTAAAGAAGTAGCGGTTTATATTGCAGTTTTAGCTAAAGACAGATCTAGACAGTCGGATAGCCAGTATTTAGGGACAGTTATGGTTGGTAGATAG
- a CDS encoding DUF6266 family protein: MGTYKKGILGSFRGIIGTVIGSIWNGIHYMRSLPEPSSKSPSTEQMNIRFRFSLIGSFVKLMQAHIAEGYQSFTNGMTPANAATGYHLKNAITGMAPDYQIDFPKVILSVGKLNKARNIKAVPAVGGEIDCDWEMSSFTEYDEKLDSATFVVYNPERNMVVSARKAITRSALKYKMLVPFDFVGDEVHLWMYFVSPSGKSVSNSNYLGKITVL; the protein is encoded by the coding sequence ATGGGAACATATAAAAAAGGGATCCTCGGCTCTTTCCGGGGAATTATCGGAACTGTAATAGGCAGTATCTGGAATGGGATTCACTATATGAGAAGTCTGCCCGAACCCAGCAGCAAAAGTCCATCTACAGAACAGATGAATATCCGGTTCCGTTTTAGTCTAATCGGATCCTTTGTAAAACTAATGCAGGCTCACATTGCGGAAGGTTATCAGTCGTTTACCAATGGAATGACGCCTGCCAATGCTGCGACAGGTTACCACCTTAAAAATGCGATAACAGGTATGGCTCCTGATTATCAAATTGATTTCCCTAAGGTAATACTAAGCGTAGGTAAGCTGAATAAGGCTCGTAACATCAAAGCAGTTCCCGCCGTTGGTGGTGAGATTGATTGCGACTGGGAGATGAGCAGTTTTACCGAGTATGATGAGAAATTAGATTCAGCCACATTTGTAGTCTATAATCCGGAACGAAACATGGTTGTTTCAGCAAGGAAGGCGATAACCCGATCAGCCTTGAAATACAAAATGCTTGTTCCATTCGATTTTGTAGGAGACGAAGTTCATCTATGGATGTATTTTGTATCTCCATCCGGTAAATCAGTAAGTAACAGTAATTATCTAGGAAAAATTACTGTATTGTAA
- a CDS encoding GspE/PulE family protein — protein sequence MAIKNQEFNPAHIHALSKEQAWHYRILPKENNTETLILLCDEDKEGAELSDELEVLLGKRIFLEGHPAETINMLLNKHYLKESGQHQIQQMASAIEGESFLNDLISEARNLKSSDIHIEIYEARCRVRIRIDGMMVERYLLKKTEYPALINKIKIMSNLDIAEKRLPQDGRINFRNGEEQFDIRVSVLPTLHGEKVVLRLLNNNAANIDLNHVGFSDFDLANYLQGVKRPNGIILISGPTGSGKTTTLYATLKYLNKETRNILTIEDPIEYTLQGINQVQLKESIGLTFASALRTFLRQDPDVIMVGEIRDPETANMAIRAALTGHLVLSTVHTNSAWGTVSRLMDMGIPSFLVANTLNTSVAQRLVRLLCENCKEKAAFDPASYPKQFKPFAPVNVHYVAKGCEQCYYTGYKGRKAVYEVIPLDQELTLEIKKGNMYINELLEDRGIKTLGENAFALFASGYTTIEEIYPLLFIN from the coding sequence ATGGCAATAAAAAATCAAGAATTCAACCCTGCACATATCCATGCCTTAAGTAAAGAACAAGCCTGGCATTACCGCATCCTACCAAAAGAAAACAATACCGAAACGTTGATTTTGCTTTGTGATGAAGACAAGGAGGGGGCCGAGCTTTCCGATGAGCTAGAGGTTTTATTAGGTAAAAGGATCTTTTTAGAAGGACATCCTGCAGAGACGATTAATATGCTCCTGAATAAACATTACCTGAAAGAAAGCGGGCAACACCAGATCCAGCAGATGGCCTCGGCTATAGAAGGAGAGAGTTTTCTAAATGACCTGATCAGTGAGGCCAGGAATTTGAAAAGTAGTGATATCCATATAGAGATTTATGAAGCTCGCTGCAGGGTAAGAATTCGAATTGACGGAATGATGGTTGAGCGTTATCTATTAAAAAAGACAGAATATCCAGCTCTGATCAATAAGATAAAAATTATGTCAAATCTTGATATAGCCGAAAAAAGGCTACCACAAGATGGGCGGATTAATTTTAGAAATGGAGAGGAGCAGTTCGATATCCGGGTTTCTGTTTTACCTACTTTACATGGAGAAAAGGTGGTGCTGCGTTTATTGAATAATAATGCGGCTAATATTGATTTAAATCATGTTGGCTTTTCGGATTTTGATTTAGCAAATTATCTTCAGGGCGTAAAAAGACCCAATGGAATTATCTTAATCAGTGGGCCTACCGGATCAGGAAAGACAACAACATTGTATGCGACACTAAAATACCTTAATAAAGAAACCCGAAATATCTTAACTATAGAGGATCCTATTGAATATACGCTTCAGGGAATTAACCAGGTGCAGCTGAAAGAAAGTATCGGGCTTACATTTGCCTCTGCGCTGCGGACTTTTCTAAGACAGGATCCTGATGTTATTATGGTTGGAGAGATTCGTGATCCGGAAACCGCCAATATGGCGATCAGGGCTGCGTTAACCGGTCACCTGGTGCTCTCAACAGTACATACCAATTCTGCCTGGGGTACGGTATCCCGCTTGATGGATATGGGAATTCCCTCGTTTCTTGTAGCAAACACTTTAAACACATCGGTAGCGCAACGTCTGGTTCGCTTGTTATGTGAAAACTGTAAAGAGAAGGCAGCATTTGATCCGGCTTCTTATCCAAAGCAGTTTAAACCTTTTGCTCCTGTTAACGTACATTATGTTGCCAAAGGATGTGAGCAATGTTATTATACGGGTTACAAGGGTAGAAAAGCAGTCTATGAGGTGATTCCCCTAGATCAGGAATTGACCCTCGAGATTAAGAAAGGAAATATGTACATTAATGAGCTCCTTGAAGACCGGGGAATAAAAACATTGGGAGAAAATGCATTTGCTCTTTTTGCCTCTGGTTACACCACTATTGAAGAAATATACCCTCTACTATTTATAAATTGA
- a CDS encoding helix-turn-helix domain-containing protein, whose protein sequence is MQVHDFLSTIIKLLIEHRSLFQQLVDLQNNSDKPIQLPVPQKDEILDNKDVRDVLHMSPSTYRRRILDGTIVPKVMGGKNYFLRSDIEHLIRQDKSKKRKKPE, encoded by the coding sequence ATGCAAGTCCATGATTTCCTTTCCACCATCATCAAACTACTCATTGAACACCGGTCTTTATTTCAACAACTGGTAGATCTGCAGAACAACTCAGACAAACCAATCCAGCTACCTGTTCCTCAAAAGGATGAGATCCTGGATAATAAAGATGTCAGAGATGTCCTCCACATGAGCCCGTCTACTTACAGACGAAGAATACTCGATGGAACAATTGTTCCGAAAGTAATGGGAGGAAAAAACTATTTCCTCAGATCCGATATAGAGCACCTGATCCGACAGGATAAAAGTAAGAAACGCAAAAAGCCTGAATAA
- a CDS encoding peptidoglycan-binding protein yields MAAIRILFSFVCLAFISSFDEPNSDLLNRKKLITIAESQLGVREKTGNNDGLQVEEYLKTVNLKKGNPYCAAFISWVFYKAGFDQPRTGWSPALFQNSHLIMASSKEAYLPGNLIGIYFPSLKRIAHVGIIAYRKNNWIISIEANTNVEGSREGDGVYRRRRPIRTISRYSDWINNWSLKRKGGASWK; encoded by the coding sequence ATGGCAGCAATTAGGATTTTATTTAGCTTCGTTTGCCTTGCTTTTATTAGCAGCTTTGATGAGCCTAACAGCGATCTGTTAAACAGGAAAAAACTGATTACGATAGCAGAAAGTCAACTTGGTGTAAGAGAAAAAACAGGCAACAATGATGGTCTTCAGGTAGAGGAATACCTGAAAACTGTAAACCTAAAAAAGGGTAATCCATATTGTGCGGCTTTTATATCCTGGGTATTTTATAAAGCAGGTTTTGATCAGCCAAGAACGGGCTGGTCGCCTGCTCTGTTCCAAAACTCACATCTAATTATGGCATCATCTAAAGAAGCATACCTTCCTGGAAATTTAATTGGCATTTATTTTCCTTCTCTAAAAAGGATTGCTCACGTAGGCATCATCGCTTACCGAAAGAACAATTGGATCATCAGCATTGAGGCAAATACTAATGTTGAGGGTAGCAGAGAGGGAGATGGCGTTTATCGGAGACGAAGGCCCATTAGAACGATCTCCAGGTACTCGGATTGGATTAATAATTGGTCTTTAAAAAGGAAGGGAGGTGCATCATGGAAATGA
- a CDS encoding type IV pilin protein, whose amino-acid sequence MNRQLLKRRVKAYTLTEILVVLVIIGILVLLALPNLLPLITKAKSTEAKVQLEHVATLEKTYFYEKSRYSNDLTELGFIQEKLTTGGKDGKANYKIEIVNATNNSFLARATAVTDFDGDGTFNIWEIDQDKNLKEVVAD is encoded by the coding sequence ATGAATAGACAATTACTAAAAAGAAGAGTAAAAGCCTACACACTTACAGAAATATTAGTCGTATTGGTGATTATCGGAATTCTTGTGTTACTGGCCTTGCCTAATCTACTACCCTTAATAACAAAAGCCAAAAGTACAGAAGCTAAAGTTCAGTTGGAGCATGTAGCTACGTTGGAGAAGACTTACTTTTATGAAAAGTCCAGGTATAGTAATGATCTGACAGAATTAGGCTTTATTCAGGAGAAGCTAACCACGGGTGGGAAAGATGGGAAAGCAAACTATAAAATCGAAATAGTGAATGCAACCAACAACTCTTTTCTGGCCAGAGCTACTGCTGTAACGGATTTTGATGGAGATGGCACCTTTAATATATGGGAAATTGATCAGGATAAGAACCTGAAAGAAGTGGTTGCTGATTAA
- a CDS encoding type II secretion system F family protein, with translation MPSIDISRYPRKKKQPDHNEQSLDVFAFLNKEINFGSKQLPDKKKESFYVELSTLLLSGIDLRTSLELILVDQEQLKDKTLFEGIRQRILSGLALSEALKETDRFSDYEFYSIKIGEETGRLGDVLTDLAKYYKSKIQQRRKIVSAITYPAIVLFSSMGAVFFMIKFVVPMFADVFLRFGGKLPWITAAIISFSGWFDRYFIWMLFVVAGLGIWYFLKRNTEWFRKTTSGILLKIPVAGDIIRKIYLARFANTMRLLVSTDTPLLRSIALVRQMINYYPIESSLLKVEQDILQGESLNKSLSAFSFYPPKMIQLIKVGEEVNRMDYFFEKIAAQYTEEVEYRTNTISSLLEPLIIIFLGLVVGLILIAMYLPMFQMSNSF, from the coding sequence ATGCCTTCAATAGATATCTCAAGATACCCACGGAAAAAAAAACAACCAGATCATAACGAGCAGAGCCTTGATGTGTTTGCTTTTCTAAATAAGGAGATTAATTTTGGTAGTAAGCAGTTGCCAGATAAAAAGAAGGAGAGTTTTTATGTTGAACTTAGTACTTTGTTATTGTCGGGTATAGACTTAAGAACATCATTGGAGTTAATTCTTGTAGATCAGGAGCAGTTAAAAGACAAAACGCTGTTTGAGGGGATCAGGCAACGAATCTTATCGGGGCTCGCATTATCTGAAGCACTGAAGGAAACCGATAGATTTAGTGATTATGAGTTTTATAGCATTAAAATTGGTGAAGAGACAGGTCGTTTAGGAGATGTTTTAACCGATCTGGCTAAATATTATAAGAGTAAAATACAGCAACGCAGGAAAATTGTTAGTGCAATTACTTATCCGGCAATTGTATTGTTTTCCTCTATGGGAGCTGTATTTTTCATGATAAAATTTGTAGTTCCCATGTTTGCTGATGTCTTTCTGCGTTTTGGAGGAAAACTACCCTGGATTACCGCTGCCATTATTAGTTTTTCGGGATGGTTTGATCGCTATTTCATATGGATGTTATTTGTTGTTGCAGGTTTGGGAATATGGTATTTTTTGAAAAGAAATACGGAGTGGTTTAGGAAAACTACATCTGGGATCCTGTTAAAAATACCTGTGGCGGGTGATATCATCAGAAAAATCTATTTGGCGAGATTTGCAAATACCATGCGCTTACTGGTCAGTACTGATACCCCTTTATTACGTTCGATAGCACTAGTTAGACAGATGATCAATTATTACCCTATTGAAAGTTCCTTGCTGAAAGTAGAGCAGGACATTCTCCAGGGAGAATCACTAAACAAGAGTCTTTCTGCTTTTTCATTTTATCCTCCTAAGATGATTCAGTTAATCAAAGTTGGGGAGGAAGTGAACAGAATGGATTATTTCTTTGAGAAAATTGCGGCACAGTATACAGAAGAGGTAGAATATCGGACAAATACAATTAGTAGCCTGTTGGAGCCATTGATCATTATCTTTTTAGGTCTTGTGGTGGGGCTGATATTGATTGCGATGTATCTGCCAATGTTCCAGATGAGTAACAGTTTTTAA
- a CDS encoding toxin-antitoxin system YwqK family antitoxin → MNKLKVSTLFFFACLIFLAKGVHAQHYSKDILSHKIIVNQDDCNIVAYVKPTKGLPVETDKYYFWFSGNKIRNTLGGYSKKLLHGDYRAFYPNKNLKELGQFYKGLKTGIWKGWNESGKLKEDYTWNFGKKNGVYHKYDALGRVIETGKYNNDVLDGIQTILVGDSTKTLYYDKGVLTTHKSRPGFIKRIFK, encoded by the coding sequence ATGAATAAACTAAAGGTATCTACGCTATTTTTTTTCGCTTGTCTTATTTTTCTGGCTAAAGGTGTTCATGCACAGCATTATTCCAAAGATATACTAAGTCATAAAATCATTGTAAATCAGGATGATTGCAATATTGTAGCCTATGTTAAGCCAACAAAAGGTCTTCCGGTAGAAACAGATAAATATTATTTTTGGTTCTCTGGTAATAAGATTAGAAATACCCTTGGCGGGTATAGCAAAAAGTTACTGCATGGAGATTATAGAGCATTCTATCCCAATAAGAATTTAAAAGAACTAGGTCAGTTTTACAAAGGATTAAAAACCGGAATCTGGAAAGGCTGGAATGAGTCAGGAAAGCTAAAGGAAGATTATACCTGGAACTTTGGTAAAAAGAACGGAGTCTATCACAAGTATGACGCTCTCGGAAGGGTAATTGAGACTGGAAAGTATAATAACGATGTGTTGGATGGTATACAGACAATACTAGTTGGCGACAGCACGAAAACACTTTACTACGACAAAGGCGTGTTAACTACCCATAAAAGCCGTCCTGGATTTATAAAACGTATTTTTAAATAG
- a CDS encoding helix-turn-helix transcriptional regulator, with amino-acid sequence MDTIKTETGKVHHGKNIKRFREMLGMKQEALAIELGKDWTQKRVSLLESRENIESPLLSVVAKALKVPEDALKTFDDESAINIISNTFHNTSSDNSTLIASGLNYQPTFNTIEKIVELYERLLTSEREKTEFFRSKVNQ; translated from the coding sequence ATGGATACTATAAAAACAGAAACAGGAAAAGTTCATCATGGTAAAAACATCAAAAGATTTCGGGAAATGTTAGGAATGAAGCAAGAGGCCTTGGCTATAGAGTTAGGGAAGGATTGGACCCAAAAAAGGGTATCGCTATTGGAGTCCAGAGAGAATATAGAATCTCCTTTACTTTCTGTAGTAGCGAAAGCACTTAAAGTCCCTGAGGATGCATTGAAGACATTTGATGATGAATCGGCTATTAACATTATCTCCAATACCTTTCATAATACAAGTAGTGATAATTCTACTTTAATTGCCAGTGGTTTAAATTATCAACCGACGTTTAATACGATAGAAAAGATCGTGGAGCTTTATGAACGTTTATTGACCAGTGAACGAGAGAAGACAGAGTTCTTTAGAAGTAAGGTAAATCAGTAA
- a CDS encoding PulJ/GspJ family protein gives MAKLKKSKVRASTLLEVIVAMVIILVVFVMATGIFTNVIGSAPSVRQLQVRSIGSAIIQESLYERNWNDETIQVDSIVFQKTVVLYQDSPNLLQINIVAMERGKELGKLSHLVKKGRSDAP, from the coding sequence ATGGCTAAATTAAAGAAAAGCAAGGTACGGGCTTCAACGCTCTTGGAAGTGATTGTGGCAATGGTGATCATATTGGTTGTATTTGTGATGGCTACGGGTATATTTACCAATGTGATTGGTTCTGCACCTTCAGTCAGACAATTACAAGTCAGATCAATTGGCTCAGCTATTATCCAGGAATCTTTATACGAACGCAATTGGAACGATGAAACTATCCAGGTTGACAGTATCGTTTTTCAAAAAACAGTAGTGCTATATCAGGATTCTCCCAACCTTTTGCAGATTAATATTGTTGCCATGGAAAGGGGTAAAGAACTTGGAAAGTTAAGCCATCTTGTAAAGAAAGGGAGAAGCGATGCTCCATAA